One region of Halocalculus aciditolerans genomic DNA includes:
- the smc gene encoding chromosome segregation protein SMC: MYIDEIVLENFKSFGRTTRIPFYEDFTTISGPNGSGKSNIIDAVLFALGLARTRGMRAEKLTDLIYNPSHDDAAEDVGPREASVEVILNNEDRALERSQVVNAAGSDDVGDVESISVKRRVKRTEDNYYSYYYLNGRSVNLSDVQDLLAQAGVTPEGYNVVMQGDVTGIINMTPFERREIIDEIAGVAEFDAKKADAFDELDVVEERIDEADLRIEEKHERLDQLEDERETALEYQELREEKEDHEGYLKAAELEEKHDELDDVVAKIERREDSLDALESELDSRRGKVERLEEELDELNAEIERKGEDEQLAIKREIEEVKGEISRLEDQVESARERMEDAEAKRRQAFVEIDRKQEQVDELEADVRELKVEKASVKTEIQEREADLAEVQAEIEATDTEFDEVKEALEEAKAELEDAKAERNDLQREKDRLLDEARRRSNEVSEVEAEIEELADELPGFDDRLDDLESELEKARENEESIEGVVADLKAEKRERQADLDDVEDELKAAQEEYATLEANTGDSGGSSYGRAVSTILKADIGGVHGTVAQLGGVSGKYATAVETAAGGRMAQVVVDDDGVGEHCIDYLKSRNAGRATFLPITKMQNRSLPKTPDLPGVVDFAYNLLDFDSQYASVFSYVLGSTLVVEDMSTARELMGDFRLVTLDGDLVEQSGAMTGGSGGGSRYSFSKSGKGQLERVADRIADLEEERREVRQDVRDIEDRLESARDRQADAADQVRSIESDIEAVEAERDETRERIETLEDRLDELEAEREDVNERMTELDAEIDAASEDIAATEAEIEELESELADSDIPELTAKKEDVQSEIDDLEDRLDDYDAELNSVQLEKQYAEEAVEDLHDDVEDAQNKRAELEERVEELEAAIEEQEALLAEKEAEVEDLEDELADLKAEREDLKEDVEAAQAAFSEQRSEVERAQNTLDALRETRGDLEAEIGELESEVEAYDPEDIPDLDTVEERIAELTAKMEALEPVNMLAIDEYDEVEADLDDLEGKRETLVEEADGIRDRIDSFEAQKKQTFMDAYDAINEHFERIFERLSAGSGELVLEDPEDPFEGGLTMKAQPADKPVQRLDAMSGGEKSLTALAFIFAIQRHNPAPFYALDEVDAFLDAVNADRVGELVDELASDAQFIVVSHRSAMLDRSERAIGVTMQEDNVSVVTGIDLSGRNEVAADD; this comes from the coding sequence GGGCGGACGACCAGGATTCCCTTCTACGAGGACTTTACCACCATCAGCGGGCCGAACGGCAGCGGGAAGTCGAACATCATCGACGCGGTCCTCTTCGCGCTCGGCCTCGCGCGCACTCGGGGGATGCGCGCGGAGAAACTCACCGACCTCATCTACAACCCGAGTCACGACGACGCGGCCGAGGACGTCGGCCCCCGCGAGGCGAGCGTCGAAGTCATCCTGAACAACGAGGACCGGGCGCTGGAGCGGAGTCAGGTCGTGAACGCCGCCGGGAGCGACGACGTCGGCGACGTCGAATCCATCTCCGTGAAACGCCGCGTGAAACGCACGGAGGACAACTACTACTCCTACTACTACCTCAACGGCCGCTCCGTGAACCTCTCGGACGTCCAGGACCTGCTCGCGCAGGCCGGCGTGACGCCCGAGGGATACAACGTCGTGATGCAGGGCGACGTGACGGGAATCATCAATATGACGCCGTTCGAGCGCCGCGAGATCATCGACGAAATCGCGGGCGTCGCGGAGTTCGACGCGAAGAAGGCGGACGCCTTCGACGAACTCGACGTCGTCGAGGAGCGTATCGACGAGGCCGACCTCCGCATCGAGGAGAAACACGAGCGCCTCGACCAGCTCGAAGACGAGCGCGAGACCGCGCTCGAATACCAGGAGCTCCGCGAGGAGAAAGAAGACCACGAAGGCTACCTGAAGGCCGCGGAGCTGGAGGAGAAACACGACGAGCTCGACGACGTCGTCGCGAAGATCGAGCGCCGCGAGGACTCTCTCGACGCACTCGAGAGCGAACTCGACAGCCGCCGCGGGAAGGTCGAACGGCTCGAAGAGGAGCTCGACGAGCTGAACGCGGAGATCGAGCGGAAGGGCGAGGACGAACAGCTCGCCATCAAGCGCGAGATCGAGGAGGTGAAAGGCGAGATAAGCCGGCTCGAAGACCAAGTCGAGAGCGCGCGGGAGCGGATGGAGGACGCCGAAGCGAAACGCCGGCAGGCGTTCGTCGAAATCGACCGGAAACAGGAGCAAGTCGACGAACTCGAAGCGGACGTTCGCGAGCTCAAAGTCGAGAAGGCCTCGGTGAAGACGGAGATTCAGGAGCGCGAAGCCGACCTCGCGGAGGTGCAGGCGGAGATCGAGGCGACGGACACGGAGTTCGACGAGGTGAAGGAGGCGCTCGAGGAGGCGAAAGCGGAGTTGGAGGACGCGAAGGCGGAGCGGAACGACCTCCAGCGGGAGAAAGACCGACTGCTCGACGAGGCGCGCCGCCGGTCGAACGAGGTCTCGGAAGTGGAAGCCGAGATCGAGGAGTTAGCGGACGAACTCCCCGGATTCGACGACCGCCTCGACGACCTCGAATCCGAGCTGGAGAAGGCGCGGGAGAACGAGGAGAGCATCGAGGGCGTCGTCGCCGACCTGAAGGCGGAGAAGCGCGAGCGGCAGGCGGACCTCGACGACGTCGAGGACGAGCTGAAGGCGGCACAAGAGGAGTACGCGACGCTGGAGGCGAACACTGGTGATTCGGGTGGGAGTTCCTACGGCCGCGCGGTCTCCACGATTCTGAAAGCCGACATCGGCGGCGTGCACGGAACGGTCGCCCAACTCGGCGGCGTTTCGGGGAAGTACGCGACGGCGGTGGAGACGGCGGCGGGCGGGCGGATGGCGCAGGTCGTCGTGGACGACGACGGCGTCGGCGAGCACTGCATCGACTACCTCAAGTCGCGGAACGCGGGGCGGGCGACGTTCCTCCCGATTACGAAGATGCAGAACCGGAGTCTGCCGAAGACGCCGGACCTCCCTGGCGTGGTGGACTTCGCGTACAACCTCCTCGACTTCGACTCGCAGTACGCGTCGGTCTTCTCGTACGTGCTCGGCTCCACGCTCGTCGTGGAGGATATGTCGACGGCGCGTGAGCTGATGGGTGACTTCCGGCTCGTCACGCTGGACGGCGACCTCGTCGAGCAGTCCGGCGCGATGACCGGGGGGTCCGGCGGGGGCTCTCGCTACTCCTTCTCGAAGTCCGGGAAGGGCCAGCTCGAACGCGTCGCGGACCGCATCGCGGACCTGGAGGAAGAACGCCGAGAGGTCCGACAGGACGTCCGCGACATCGAGGACCGCCTCGAATCCGCGCGCGACCGGCAGGCCGACGCCGCCGACCAGGTGCGGAGCATCGAGTCCGACATCGAGGCCGTCGAGGCGGAGCGCGACGAGACGCGAGAGCGCATCGAGACGCTCGAAGACCGCCTCGACGAACTCGAAGCGGAGCGCGAGGACGTGAACGAGCGCATGACCGAACTCGACGCGGAGATCGACGCGGCGAGCGAGGACATCGCCGCGACCGAAGCCGAAATCGAGGAGTTAGAGAGCGAGCTCGCCGACTCCGACATCCCCGAGCTCACCGCGAAGAAAGAGGACGTCCAGTCGGAGATCGACGACCTCGAAGACCGCCTCGACGACTACGACGCGGAGTTGAACAGCGTCCAGCTGGAGAAGCAGTACGCCGAGGAAGCCGTCGAGGACCTCCACGACGACGTCGAGGACGCGCAGAACAAGCGAGCGGAGCTCGAAGAGCGGGTCGAGGAACTCGAAGCGGCCATCGAGGAGCAAGAAGCCCTCCTCGCGGAGAAGGAAGCGGAAGTCGAGGACTTAGAGGACGAGCTCGCGGACCTCAAAGCGGAACGCGAAGACCTCAAGGAAGACGTCGAGGCGGCGCAGGCGGCGTTCAGCGAGCAGCGGAGCGAGGTCGAGCGCGCGCAGAACACGCTCGACGCGCTCCGGGAGACGCGCGGCGACCTCGAAGCCGAAATCGGCGAGCTAGAGAGCGAGGTCGAGGCGTACGACCCCGAGGATATTCCGGACCTCGACACCGTCGAGGAGCGAATCGCGGAGCTGACGGCGAAGATGGAGGCCTTGGAGCCGGTGAACATGCTCGCCATCGACGAGTACGACGAGGTCGAAGCGGACCTCGACGACTTAGAGGGGAAGCGGGAGACGCTCGTCGAGGAGGCGGACGGCATCAGAGACCGCATCGACTCCTTCGAGGCGCAGAAGAAGCAGACGTTCATGGACGCCTACGACGCCATCAACGAGCACTTCGAGCGCATCTTCGAACGGCTCTCCGCCGGCTCCGGCGAACTCGTCCTCGAAGACCCCGAGGACCCGTTCGAGGGCGGCCTGACGATGAAGGCCCAGCCCGCCGACAAGCCCGTGCAGCGCCTCGACGCGATGAGCGGCGGGGAGAAATCCCTCACCGCGCTCGCGTTCATCTTCGCCATCCAGCGGCACAACCCCGCGCCGTTCTACGCGCTCGACGAGGTCGACGCCTTCCTCGACGCCGTGAACGCGGACAGAGTGGGAGAGCTCGTCGACGAACTCGCGAGCGACGCGCAGTTCATCGTCGTCAGCCACCGCTCGGCGATGCTCGACCGCTCCGAGCGCGCCATCGGCGTCACGATGCAGGAAGACAACGTCAGCGTGGTGACGGGAATCGACCTGTCCGGGCGGAACGAGGTCGCGGCCGATGACTGA